The Procambarus clarkii isolate CNS0578487 chromosome 91, FALCON_Pclarkii_2.0, whole genome shotgun sequence genome includes a region encoding these proteins:
- the LOC138359503 gene encoding double C2-like domain-containing protein beta: LVEDEVKGEAERGKVLLSLKYTTQRSALIVGIVRCAHLPSMDSNGFSDPYVKVQLKPDPSHKKYRTAVKWKNLNPEFNEEFVFEVRRNELPKKLLDIRVYDKDVGRSDDFIGGLQLSQDSTGPELRHWYDALQYADRRHDRWHQLQPLNGK; the protein is encoded by the exons CTTGTGGAGGACGAGGTGAAGGGCGAGGCGGAGCGAGGCAAGGTCCTGCTCAGCCTCAAGTACACCACCCAGCGAAGCGCCCTCATTGTGGGCATCGTCCGCTGCGCCCATCTCCCCTCCATGGACTCCAACGGCTTCTCCGATCCTTATGTTAAAGT GCAACTTAAACCAGACCCGAGCCACAAGAAGTACCGGACGGCGGTCAAGTGGAAGAACCTCAACCCAGAGTTCAACGAGGAATTTGTGTTTGAGGTGCGCAGGAACGAGCTCCCCAAGAAGCTCTTAGACATACGTGTGTATGACAAGGATGTCGGACGCAGTGATGACTTTATTG GTGGTCTACAGTTGTCTCAGGATAGCACCGGCCCGGAGCTCCGTCATTGGTACGACGCCCTCCAGTACGCGGACCGTCGACATGACCGCTGGCACCAGCTCCAGCCTCTCAACGGCAAGTGA
- the LOC123773872 gene encoding E3 ubiquitin-protein ligase SspH2-like isoform X2, protein MTRSNQLPVIMTRSNQLPVIMTRSNQLPVIMTGSNRLPVIMTGSNWLPVIMTGSNQLPVIMTGSNQLPVIMTRSNQLPVIMTGSNQLPVIMTRSNQLPVIMTRSNQLPVIMTRSNQLPVIMTRSNQLPVIMTRSNQLPVIMTGSNQLPVIMTRSNQLPVIMTRSNQLPVIMTRSNQLPVIMTGSNQLPVIMTRSNQLPVIMTGSNQLPVIMTGSNQLPVIMTGSNQLPVIMTGSNQLPVIISR, encoded by the coding sequence ATGACAAGAAGTAACCAGTTACCAGTGATCATGACAAGAAGTAACCAGTTACCAGTGATCATGACAAGAAGTAACCAGTTACCAGTGATCATGACAGGAAGTAACCGGTTACCAGTGATCATGACAGGAAGTAACTGGTTACCGGTGATCATGACAGGAAGTAACCAGTTACCGGTGATCATGACAGGAAGTAACCAGTTACCAGTGATCATGACAAGAAGTAACCAGTTACCGGTGATCATGACAGGAAGTAACCAGTTACCGGTGATCATGACAAGAAGTAACCAGTTACCGGTGATCATGACAAGAAGTAACCAGTTACCGGTGATCATGACAAGAAGTAACCAGTTACCAGTGATCATGACAAGAAGTAACCAGTTACCGGTGATCATGACAAGAAGTAACCAGTTACCAGTGATCATGACAGGAAGTAACCAGTTACCGGTGATCATGACAAGAAGTAACCAGTTACCAGTGATCATGACAAGAAGTAACCAGTTACCGGTGATCATGACAAGAAGTAACCAGTTACCAGTGATCATGACAGGAAGTAACCAGTTACCGGTGATCATGACAAGAAGTAACCAGTTACCAGTGATCATGACAGGAAGTAACCAGTTACCAGTGATCATGACAGGAAGTAACCAGTTACCAGTGATCATGACAGGAAGTAACCAGTTACCGGTGATCATGACAGGAAGTAACCAGTTACCAGTGATCATATCAAGGTAG
- the LOC123773872 gene encoding mucin-22-like isoform X1 — protein sequence MESASTTSLPKECDVVECVCVCVCVCVCVCVCVCVCVCVCVCVCVCMSVCVCVCVCTHLVVFAGVELWLFGPASSLCVCVCVCVCVCVCVRVCVFSLASSVPPKLYVSGEGGTVSPDSWVTARQGHCHHGGHCTLTPQASVRSTLTPQASVRSTLTPQATVRSTLTPQATVRSTLTPQASVRSTLTPQATVRSTLKPQASVRSTLTPQASVRSTLTPQATVRSTLTPQATVRSTLTPQATVRSTLTPQATVRSTLTPQASVRSTLTPQATVRSTLTPQATVRSTLTPQATVRSTLTPQATVRSTLTPQATVRSTLTPQATVRSTLTPQATVRSTLTPQATVRSTLTPQATVRSTLTPQATVRSTLTPQATVRSTLTPQASVRSTLTPQATVRSTLTPQATVRSTLTPQASVRSTLTPQASVRSTLTPQATVRSTLTPQATVRSTLTPQASVRSTLTPQASVRSTLTPQASVRSTLTPQATVRSTLTPQATVRSTLTPQATVRSTLKPQATVRSTLTPQATVRSRLTPQASVRSTLTPQATVRSTLTPQASVRSTLKPQASVRSTLTPQATVRSTLKPQATVRSTLTPQATVRSTLTPQATVRSTLTPQATVRSTLTPQASVRSTLTPQATVRSTLTPQATVRSTLTPQASVRSTLTPQASVRSTLTPQSSVRSTLTPQATVRSTLTPQATVRSTLTPQATVRSTLTPQATVRSTLTPQATVRSTLTPQATVRSTLKPQATVRSTLKPQATVRSTLTPQATVRSTLTPQATVRSTLTPQASVRSTLHKPVEGDSVCKRAL from the coding sequence atggagtcagcctccaccacatcactgcctaaagaaTGTGATGTCgtggagtgtgtatgtgtgtgtgtgtgtgtgtgtgtgtgtgtgtgtgtgtgtgtgtgtgtgtgtgtgtgtgtgtgtgtgtgtgtgtgtgtgtgtatgagtgtgtgtgtgtgtgtttgtgtctgtactcacctagttgtgtttgcgggggttgagctctggctctttggtcccgcctcaagtttgtgtgtgtgtgtgtgtgtgtgtgtgtgtgtgtgtgtgtgtgtgcgcgtgtgcgtgttttCTCTTGCCTCTTCAGTGCCTCCTAAACTATATGTATCAGGGGAAGGGGGAACTGTCTCTCCGGATAGTTGGGTCACAGCCAGGCAAGGTCACTGTCATCATGGTGGGCACTGTACACTCACGCCACAAGCCAGTGTGAGGTCTACACTCACGCCACAAGCCAGTGTGAGGTCTACACTCACGCCACAAGCCACTGTGAGGTCTACACTCACGCCACAAGCCACTGTGAGGTCTACACTCACGCCACAAGCCAGTGTGAGGTCTACACTCACGCCACAAGCCACTGTGAGGTCTACACTCAAGCCACAAGCCAGTGTGAGGTCTACACTCACGCCACAAGCCAGTGTGAGGTCTACACTCACGCCACAAGCCACTGTGAGGTCTACACTCACGCCTCAAGCCACTGTGAGGTCTACACTCACGCCACAAGCCACTGTGAGGTCTACACTCACGCCACAAGCCACTGTGAGGTCTACACTCACGCCTCAAGCCAGTGTGAGGTCTACACTCACGCCTCAAGCCACTGTGAGGTCTACACTCACGCCACAAGCCACTGTGAGGTCTACACTCACGCCACAAGCCACTGTGAGGTCTACACTCACGCCACAAGCCACTGTGAGGTCTACACTCACGCCACAAGCCACTGTGAGGTCTACACTCACGCCACAAGCCACTGTGAGGTCTACACTCACGCCACAAGCCACTGTGAGGTCTACACTTACGCCACAAGCCACTGTGAGGTCTACACTCACGCCTCAAGCCACTGTGAGGTCTACACTCACGCCACAAGCCACTGTGAGGTCTACACTCACGCCACAAGCCACTGTGAGGTCTACACTCACGCCACAAGCCAGTGTGAGGTCTACACTCACGCCACAAGCCACTGTGAGGTCTACACTCACGCCACAAGCCACTGTGAGGTCTACACTCACACCACAAGCCAGTGTGAGGTCTACACTCACGCCACAAGCCAGTGTGAGGTCTACACTCACGCCACAAGCCACTGTGAGGTCTACACTCACGCCACAAGCTACTGTGAGGTCTACACTCACACCACAAGCCAGTGTGAGGTCTACACTCACGCCACAAGCCAGTGTGAGGTCTACACTCACGCCACAAGCCAGTGTGAGGTCTACACTCACACCACAAGCCACTGTGAGGTCTACACTCACGCCACAAGCCACTGTGAGGTCTACACTCACGCCTCAAGCCACTGTGAGGTCTACACTCAAGCCACAAGCCACTGTGAGGTCTACACTCACACCACAAGCCACTGTGAGGTCTAGACTCACGCCACAAGCCAGTGTGAGGTCTACACTCACGCCACAAGCCACTGTGAGGTCTACACTCACGCCACAAGCCAGTGTGAGGTCTACACTCAAGCCACAAGCCAGTGTGAGGTCTACACTCACGCCACAAGCCACTGTGAGGTCTACACTCAAGCCACAAGCCACTGTGAGGTCTACACTCACGCCTCAAGCCACTGTGAGGTCTACACTCACGCCACAAGCCACTGTGAGGTCTACACTCACGCCACAAGCCACTGTGAGGTCTACACTCACGCCACAAGCCAGTGTGAGGTCTACACTCACGCCACAAGCCACTGTGAGGTCTACACTCACGCCACAAGCCACTGTGAGGTCTACACTCACACCACAAGCCAGTGTGAGGTCTACACTCACGCCACAAGCCAGTGTGAGGTCTACACTCACGCCACAATCCAGTGTGAGGTCTACACTCACACCACAAGCCACTGTGAGGTCAACACTCACGCCACAAGCCACTGTGAGGTCTACACTCACGCCACAAGCCACTGTGAGGTCTACACTCACGCCACAAGCCACTGTGAGGTCTACACTCACGCCACAAGCCACTGTGAGGTCTACACTCACGCCACAAGCCACTGTGAGGTCTACACTCAAGCCACAAGCCACTGTGAGGTCTACACTCAAGCCACAAGCCACTGTGAGGTCTACACTCACACCACAAGCCACTGTGAGGTCTACACTCACGCCACAAGCCACTGTGAGGTCTACACTCACGCCTCAAGCCAGTGTGAGGTCTACACTACACAAGCCAGTGGAAGGAGACTCCGTGTGTAAAAGAGCACTGTGA